CCATTTTGGAGATTATAGAATACCTTTTTCCCGTTAAACTGGGCGCGGCTGCCGAGCTGTTCTTCAATCCGTAGCAATTGGTTATACTTGCAGATCCGATCGGTGCGACAAAGCGAGCCGGTTTTGATCTGTCCTGCGTTTACGCCGACAACAATGTCCGCAATCGTTGTGTCTTCCGTCTCACCGGATCTGTGCGAGACGACCGCTGTGTAGTTAAATCGCTTGGCAAGTTCGATAGCATCAAGCGTTTCGGTCAGCGTCCCAATTTGGTTAACCTTGATAAGAATGGAATTGCCAATCCCACCGTCAATTCCCTGCTGCAACCGACTGGTGTTTGTAACGAAAAGATCATCTCCAACAAGCTGCACCTTCTCACCGATGGCTTCTGTGAGCAACTTCCAGCCCTCCCAATCGTCCTCCGCCATGCCATCCTCGATCGAGATAATTGGATATTTGTCAACCAACTTGGCGTAGAAGTCAACCATCTCTTCAGGGGATTTATCCGGTTTCTCTTCCGCTTCGAGTCGATAAATTCCATCTTTGTAGAACTCACTGGAGGCGGGATCGAGTGCCAATAACACCTCATCGCCCGGGGTGTATTTCGCCCGTTCAATTCCTTCGATAAGCACCTGCAAGGCTTCCTCGTTCGATCGTAAATCTGGGGCAAAGCCACCCTCATCACCGACAGCGGTGTTATAATTTCGATCCTGTAGCACGGCTCTGAGATTGTGGAATATTTCCGTTCCCATGCGCAAGGCTTCCCCAAAGGTATTCGCCCCCACCGGCATAATCATGAATTCTTGGAGGTCTACGTTATTGTCCGCGTGTGAACCACCATTTAAGACATTCATCATCGGCAACGGCAGTTCCTTTGCGTTTGCGCCACCGATGTATCGGTAGAGTGGGAGTCCGGCTTCTACGGCAGCGGCTTTGGCGACTGCGAGTGAAACTCCCAGAATTGCGTTTGCACCGAGATTCCCTTTATTCGGTGTGCCATCGAGCGTGAGCATCGTTTGATCTATCGCTTCCTGCGCGAACGGATCGGCTCCCTTGAGTGCATCGGCGATAACCGTGTTGACATTTTCGACCGCTTTCCGTACCCCCTTTCCCAGATACCGCATGGCATCAGCATCTCGAAGCTCAACGGCTTCATGTTC
This region of Candidatus Poribacteria bacterium genomic DNA includes:
- the eno gene encoding phosphopyruvate hydratase, whose product is MTIANVHAREILDSRGNPTVEVDVELEYGILGRAAVPSGASTGEHEAVELRDADAMRYLGKGVRKAVENVNTVIADALKGADPFAQEAIDQTMLTLDGTPNKGNLGANAILGVSLAVAKAAAVEAGLPLYRYIGGANAKELPLPMMNVLNGGSHADNNVDLQEFMIMPVGANTFGEALRMGTEIFHNLRAVLQDRNYNTAVGDEGGFAPDLRSNEEALQVLIEGIERAKYTPGDEVLLALDPASSEFYKDGIYRLEAEEKPDKSPEEMVDFYAKLVDKYPIISIEDGMAEDDWEGWKLLTEAIGEKVQLVGDDLFVTNTSRLQQGIDGGIGNSILIKVNQIGTLTETLDAIELAKRFNYTAVVSHRSGETEDTTIADIVVGVNAGQIKTGSLCRTDRICKYNQLLRIEEQLGSRAQFNGKKVFYNLQNGR